One Rosa chinensis cultivar Old Blush chromosome 5, RchiOBHm-V2, whole genome shotgun sequence genomic region harbors:
- the LOC112163902 gene encoding uncharacterized protein LOC112163902, whose product MDRAEIDNFLEIMYASELVAQQTVVNPEKLALSPSVVPVVLSMPHHSHVGGDGLPAVQAGTGVVSEAVPQKERAPATRRGVHNKIVLPAEVVTIAGLELPMRGSRPAPAGSTWVLQRKRRQNDSGGEEEDDVEITGARQQKKARQAPPKALADVAKEVAVSDLDSFAVYAEFLNDGEREFLYHLCERLGFSGSRPRFDQSPFNTAFGHISVGLHEMFLVASKQPRVERELREEVAGLQRDLGEAQDRLADVERRLTKADCDAADARGKLVVAIERDLERNDQFSKLEQDMSLLQDRVAAKDKKVEILQREFAASLAEVKRLEGEVARLGAEGSRAAAAAMESFKQSTEYKKALTEAAKAGALANVEMLQQKGTIDWAKASMPVVPPAKDAPPAKGIAPSQVDGARSGSGESGTYPADDSQRTPTQSEVSHAGFLEAHTQADGIIETPSPTARGSDQTSRQHPPPHAEGSRANPANP is encoded by the coding sequence atggaccgcgctgagATCGACAACTTCTTGGAGATCATGTACGCTTCCGAGCTGGTGGCTCAACAGACGGTTGTGAACCCGGAAAAGCTGGCGCTAAGCCCGTCCGTGGTTCCTGTGGTGCTATCCATGCCACACCACTCCCATGTTGGTGGTGACGGGCTGCCTGCCGTTCAGGCGGGGACTGGTGTGGTAAGCGAGGCGGTGccgcagaaagagagagcgccggccACCCGACGCGGGGTGCACAATAAAATAGTGCTCCCAGCGGAGGTCGTCACCATTGCGGGGTTGGAGCTGCCGATGAGGGGATCGAGGCCTGCTCCCGCTGGAAGCACGTgggtgcttcagcgaaaacgccgtcaaAATGACTctggcggggaagaggaggatgacgTGGAGATCACTGGGGCCCGCCAGCAGAAGAAGGCACGACAAGCTCCGCCCAAGGCTCTTGCGGACGTGGCGAAAGAGGTGGCCGTGAGCGACCTAGACTCATTTGCCGTGTACGCCGAGTTCCTAAAtgatggtgagcgggagtttctttatcacctctgcgagcggctggggttcagCGGGAGCAGGCCTCGatttgaccaatcgcccttcaacACAGCATTTGGGCACATCTCTGTTGGGCTGCACGAGATGTTTCTAGTGGCGTCGAAACAGCCccgggttgagcgggagctcagggaagAGGTGGCGGGCCtgcagagggacttgggggagGCCCAAGACAGGTTGGCTGATGTGGAACGACGcctgacaaaggccgactgtgatGCAGCAGATGCCCGTGGCAAGTTGGTCgtcgccattgagcgggacctggaGCGGAACGATCaattctccaagttggagcaagatatgtccctgctgcaagatcgggtggctgccaaggataagaaggttgagatccttcagcgggagtttGCCGCCAGCCTGGCCGAGGTTAAAcggctggagggtgaagtcgctcgcctggGGGCTGAGGGGAGCCGGGCTGCGGCCGCCGCTATGGAGTCATTCAAGCAGTCGACGGAATATAAGAAGGCGCTGACTGAAGCGGCGAAGGCTGGTGCCCTagccaatgtggagatgctaCAACAGAAAGGCAccattgactgggcgaaggCATCCATGCCGGTCGTGCCTCCAGCTAAGGATGCTCCGCCGGCAAAGGGTATTGCCCCCTCTCAGGTTGATGGTGCCCGCTCGGGTAGTGGGGAAAGTGGCACATATCCAGCGGATGACTCCCAGCGGACTcctacccagtcggaggtgtcccATGCTGGGTTCTTGGAGGCCCATACCCAGGCGGATGGTATAATAGAGACCCCAAGTCCTACTGCCCGCGGATCTGACCAGACAAGCCGCCAACATCCGCCGCCGCATGCCGAAGGAAGCCGAGCCAACCCAGCCAACCCTTGA